From the Microbacterium thalassium genome, one window contains:
- a CDS encoding DUF427 domain-containing protein, whose amino-acid sequence MRHPSPDPVGPGQESVWDFPRPPRAEQVDARVTIDFGGERIVDTADVVRVLETSHPPTYYLPMDAFAPGALRPAAGTSFCEFKGAARYFDVVAGDAVAPRAAWTYPDPTPGFEVLDGRVAVYPRPMDRCTVDGEIVQPQPGGFYGGWVTSAVAGPFKGMPGSMGW is encoded by the coding sequence GGACTTCCCGAGGCCGCCGCGAGCAGAGCAGGTCGACGCGCGCGTGACGATCGACTTCGGCGGCGAGCGCATCGTCGACACGGCCGACGTCGTGCGGGTGCTCGAGACGAGTCATCCGCCGACCTACTACCTGCCGATGGACGCGTTCGCGCCGGGTGCGCTGCGCCCCGCGGCCGGCACGTCCTTCTGCGAGTTCAAGGGAGCCGCCCGCTACTTCGACGTCGTGGCGGGCGATGCCGTCGCGCCGCGCGCGGCGTGGACGTATCCGGATCCCACCCCGGGATTCGAGGTGCTCGACGGCCGCGTGGCGGTCTATCCGAGGCCCATGGACCGCTGCACCGTGGACGGCGAGATCGTGCAGCCCCAGCCCGGCGGCTTCTACGGCGGCTGGGTCACGTCGGCCGTCGCCGGCCCGTTCAAGGGCATGCCGGGATCGATGGGCTGGTGA